GTGCGTGGCGGATGCCGCATGGGATCACCTGGGGCGGCCCAAGCCGGCGAATGAAGGCGCGTATCGGCTGACTCCAGCGCCGCTGTTCATCGCGGTGAAGCCGCGAGGGCCATGGCATTTTGAGCCGCCCCCCAAAACTCCGCCGTTCCTGCCAGGCAAACCCTCGCCGGTGGTGTTGCAGGTGTTGTTGAGCGCGGAGCAGACGGTGCTGGCCAAATCTGCCGCCAAAGTTTCCACCGAGCGGCCGGAAACGCTGGCTGTCTATGCCTATAATTTTTCCGAGCGACCGGTGCGCGGCACTTTGGTGATGAAGCGCGGGGCGGAATGGGTTGCCGCCACGGCGCAGCGGGACTGGCCCTTACGCATGGAATTGGCCCCCATGGAGCGCCGCGAGATTCCTCTGCCATTGGATTTGCGCGGCAAACCGGCGCGGATGGTGGAGACGGTGCGCCTGGAGGGCGATTTCGGCACGGCCGGGCGACCAGTTCTCAGTTTCAATCTCATGCCCCACCCGCCGCGTTTTGACCGGGTTACATTGCTGGCGTTGAGCGGGGCCGGGGATGCTGGACGGTGGGCAAAGGAGATTTCAGGCGGCGGCGAGTTGCGCATCGAGGCCGTGACGAATGGCGTGGTGGTGCACGCGGAACCCAAAGGCGTGGACCGCTGGGTTTATCCGCGCCTGGATTTAATCGCGGGAGAGCGTCCACCGGAGGGCGCCACGGGCCTGGCCTTTGAACTGACGGTGCATGAGGGCGAGGGCAAGTTCCGGGTCATTTGGCGCGAGCCCGGCGGGGCCAGTTACGTGTCTGAGGCCACGGTGACTCCCAAGCCGGGTGAAACAGTGGAAACAGTGGCTTTATTTCGGGAGGCGGTGTTTGGGACGGGGTGGTCACCCTTGGACCCGGATGGGAAGCTGAATCCGCAAATATTGGAGGCGGTGAAAATCGGGGTGAGCACGCCTTCAACGCGAGTGCGTTACACGGTGCGCAACCTGCGCTGGGTGGCTTATTAATAGGTTTCCTTGTCCTTGGTGACGGTGGGTTTGCCGTGGTCGGTGTCCAGTTGCAGGCAATTCTTGGGGCAGACCTCCACGCAATAACCGCAGGAGATGCATTGCAGCCGTTCAATGCCCCATTTTTTGGCGGCGCGATTGACGGTGAGCGCGCGGGTGGGGCATTTTTTGGCGCACACATTGCAATAAACGCATTTGTCCTTGATGAAAATCAACTGTCCCCGGCTGTGGGGCAGGGGACGCCGTGGGGTAAAGGGATACTGGCGGGTGACTGGCGGGTGAATGGCCCATTTCAGGGCCAGTTTGGCCATGGTAAAGTATGCCATAAGCTAAATCCTCAACGTTCCGTGCAACTGATGCAGGGGTCAATGGTCAAAACCAAGACTGGCACGTCCGCCAGTTCGCAGCCCTGCAGGATTTTCAAGAGGGCTGGCAGGTTGGCGAAGGTGGGGGTGCGCACGCGGAAGCGTTCCAGGTTTTTGGTGCCGTTGGCCTTGATATAATAAATGACCTCGCCGCGGGGTTGTTCGGTGCGCGCGGTGAATTCGCCTTTGGGGTTGCCGGTGACTTTGACGCTAATCTCACCCTCCGGCATGCGGGCGGCCGCCTGGCGGATTAAATCCACACTTTGAAAGAGCTCTTCGCAACGCACGGCGCAGCGGGCGTAACAGTCGCCTTCGGTGCGGGTTACCGGCGCAAAGTCCAGGTCGCCATAGGCGGCATAACCGCGCAGGCGAGTGTCCTGGGCCACGCCGCTGGCACGGAGCATGGGGCCGACACAGCCCAGATCATAGGCTTCGTCCCGGCTCAGGACGCCAACTTCGCAGAGGCGATCCTTCACAGAGGAATCATCGAGGAAAATTTTCACGATGTCGCGCATGTCGGACTCGAGGCGCTGCAATTCTTTCAAGACTTCCTGCATCTGGTCTTTAGGGATGTCCCGGCGGACGCCGCCGATTTTGCAGGCGCCGAATATCACGCGCCCGCCGGTGGTGGCTTCAATCAAGTCCAACAGGCGCTCGCGCACGCGCCAGGCATGCATGAACAGCGCCTCGAAACCAAAGGCATCTGCCGTCAGACCGAGCCACAGGAGATGGCTGTGAATGCGCGACATTTCCCCCCAGATGACGCGCAGGTATTGGGCGCGGGGCGGGACGGGGATTTGCATCAATTCCTCGACGGCGTGGCAGAAGGTCTCACCATGGATGAAACTGCAAATGCCGCACACTCGCTCGGCCACATACACAAATTCCTGATAATCTTTTTTCTCCACCAGCTTTTCCAAGCCGCGATGAATGAAGCCAATGGAGGGCACGGCCTCGACAACGCGCTCGTCCTCAATGACCAGGTCCAGATGAATTGGCTCAGGCAGCACCGGGTGCTGGGGGCCAAAAGGAATGACAGTGTGGGCCATAGGTTTAGTCAGGATTGGGCAGCCGACGAGGGAGGGGCGGCCGGAATGGCGGTAAAGCTGGCGCCGGGCACTGCTCCCGAGCGCGGGCTGGCGCTGGAGCTGGCCGAGGCATCGGGATTCCGAAAGGGAAAGGGGGTGGCGGTTTTGATAAAATGGCCGTGAAAGTCCACGGCCATGCCCTCGACTTGCACGTCAAAGAGGTCGTGCATTTCGTTTTCGTACACAAAGGCGGCCCAGTAGATGCGGCTGATGCTGGGCAACCGGGGGGCGGCGGCCGGCAGGGTGACGCGCAAAGTTTGATAAACCCCCAGCCGGTCAAAGCCGTAATTAACCTCAATTTGCTCGCCGGCGGGGGTGGCGCTGATATGCACCAGCCGCCAGCCCTCGTGCCGCAGCATCAGGACACGTGCGGGTAGCTCTGCCACCGGCAGGGGTATGATGGTTTGATCAGCTTTCATGGCGCATTTTCTCCATATAGACCCAGGTCACCGCTTTGTCATGCGGCACTTCCTTGAAGGGGCGGTAGCCCAAGAGGCCGTAGAGGGCCAGGTTGCGCTTGCTCTTGTGGCCGGTGAAGGCCTCGAAACGGCGAATGGCCGGCGGCCATACGGCTTCGATTTCCTTGACCAACCGCCGTCCGATGCCACGGCCTTGAAAATAGGGATGCACAATCAGCCGCAGGATATGGGCGGTGTCGCCCTCGCTATAACCGCGGACGGCGCCGATGATTTTGCCATTGACCACTGCCTTGAGGAAGACCATGCGCTGGAAGTCCTCACGTAATTCGGCCAGGCTTTGTTGGAGCGCCGGCACACTTTCGTCGCCATAGATTTCAGCCTCGCTTTGATAAGCCACTTTTTGGAGGGCCAGAATCTCGGCCACATCCTCGGGCGTGGCCTGCACAATGATGGTCTGGTCAATGCTGTTGGCGATGGCGGTCATGCGCCGGTGTTTTTCCTCGAGGACTTCCACCGCCTTGAGGATGCCATCAATAATCGCCTCGGGGCGGGCCGCGCAGCCCGGCACATAGACGTCCACGGGGATGACGGTGTCCACGCCGCCGGAGATGTTATAACAGTCCTGAAAAATGCCGCCGCTGGCCGCGCAGGCGCCCACGGCGACGACGACCTTGGGTTCTGGCAGTTGGTGGTAAATATTTTGGATGACCTGGCGGCTCTGCTCATTGACGGCGCCGGTGACCAGGAAAATGTCCGCATGCTTGGGATTGCCGGTATTGATGACGCCGAGCCGTTCGGCGTCGTACAAAGGGGTGAGACAGGCCAGGGTCTCGATGTCACAGCCGTTGCAACTGGAGGCATCGTAGTGGATGACCCACGGTGATTTCTTGAACCCGAGCATATCGGTACGTCTGTAGGTTAATAGCGCAGCAGGGTCAGCGTTAGGATGTTGCCGAAACCAAGGGCCAGTGTCACTGCCCAGGCGCTTTTCACGGCTGTCAGCCACTTCAAACGGGCAAAGGTGTTATCAGTCAAAATCAGGAACCCATAAACGGCCAGGGTGGCAATCAGGCCTAGTATGGGCACAGAGGCAAAGAACAAATAAACCCAGCCCAACAGTAGCACGGTTTCATACCAATGCGCCACTTCGATCATGGCCAGGGCTTTCCCGGAAAATTCCGTGGTCAAGCCCCGCACCAGTTCCTGATGGGCGTGGTGCGAGCAGGAAAAGTCGAAGGGGGATTTGCGGAATTTGATTTCCAGCGCGTATAAGAAACCCAGAAAAACACCGGGCAAAGGGCCCAAAAGCAGGTCTGGATGTTTCACGATGTCATGGACGTAGAAACTGCCGGTCACCAGGTAGATGCTGACGGCGGTGATGAGCACCATCGGCTCATAAGCCATCATTTGGATAAGCTCGCGCTCGGCACCCAGGAAACTGTAGGGCGAGCTGGCTTTGTAGGCGCCCAGGACCAGGAAGATTCCCGCCAGCGTCAGGGCAAAAACCACCAGCAACAGGTCTGAGCCGGCAAAAAACAGCCCGCCGGTGAAAATCATCAGCAGCAGGAAGAAGAAAATGTAAAAATTTTGCGAGCGGCGGACGACGATGGTTTCCTTGTTCCAAAGTTTAATCACGTCATAGAAGGGCTGCAGCAGGGGCGGACCCTGGCGCGCCTGCATGCGGGCCGTGAGTTTGCGGTCCACACCGGCCAGCAGGCCGCCGAGAAGGGGGGCTGCAATCAGATAAATAACCAGACGCCATCCGGGACTCATAACAAGACAAATCCAAGTAAAAACACCAACAGACTCAAACCCGCGAACAAACCGCCGCGGAGCAATTGATCTTCCTTGAGCAGGTCCTGGAAATAGTAGTTGCGCATGGTCATGGGCCGGGCGGCGCCGCGGGCATCCAGGAAATGCGTGTTGTTGCGCTCCACATTCGCCCCGCTCAGATAGGCATCCATGACATGGACCTTGCGCTTATAATTTATGAAACTCAGGGGGAACAGCCCCACCATGCAGAGCATGATGGTCATGATGATGAAATTGCCGTGGTCCATGGCGGCCGTGCGCCAGTACACCTCCATCACATAAGGCTCGACGAGTTCCGAGGAAATCAGCGGGAAAAACAGACAGGTCAGGCCGGTCAACACCGTTAGGGCTCCCATGGCCACCCATTCGCCGCGGCCGATGCCTTTTTCCTTGTTTTCGATGGCGCCGGTGACCTCCAGCAGTTTGCCCAGCCACTTGACCCAGAAGAACAAGGTGGGGGCCGAGCCAAAGCATACAAACACGGCCAGGAGCGGATAGGAATCCACCACCGCCTTGAGCACGGCCCATTTACTGAGCAACATGCCAAACGGCGCCAGAAACATGCCGGCAATGCCCACCTGTAAAAACACGGAAATGCGCGGCAGACTTAAAATCAGGCCGCTCATTTTTTCGATGTCCCGGCTGTGCAACTTGTGCTCGATGACGCCGACGCAGAGGAAAAGCAGGCATTTGGCCACGGCATGAAAGACGATCATTAAAATGCCGGCCCAGACCGCTTCGTAAGTGCCGATGCCACCGCAAAGCACCACCAACCCCAGATTGGCTATGGTGGAGTAGGCCAGCACTTTTTTGGCGTCGCTGGTGCAGACCGCCGCAAACGAGGTCACGACGAAAGTCACCGCGCCTGTCAATGCCAGCACGGTTCCCGGCACCGTGCCCCACAGTACCGGCGCCAGTCGCAGGATTAGATACAAGCCGGCTTTGACCATGGTTGAGGAATGCAACAGGGCGCTGACGGGGGTGGGCGCCACCATGGCGCCCAACAACCACCGTGAAAACGGCAACTGGGCTGATTTGGTTAAACCGGCAAAAGCGAGCAGGGCCACTGGCGCGAGAACCACCTCCGGCGTCTTTTGGAACAAGACTGCCAATTCGATGCTGCCGGCGCGGGTGTGAAACAGCACAATTCCCGCGGCCATGGCCAGGCCGCCCATGAGGTTCAAATTCAGCGCCCGGAGGGCGTTTTGGCGGGATTCCTCCGTTTGCTTGTAGCCAATCAACAGGAAGGAGCACAGGGTGGTCACCTCCCAGAAAAAGAAAAACCACAACAGGTTGTTGGCAAAAATAATGCCAAACATGGCTCCCATGAAGATAAACAACAGGCCGAAAAACATGGGCCGCCGGTCTGCAATCTCGGGGTGGTGGACGTCGTGAAATTCCCGCATGTAACCAAGGGCGTAGATGCAAATCAGACCGCCCACCACGCCATTAATCAAGGCCATGAGGATGGAGAATTTGTCCACAAAGAGGTTCTGGCCCACACGCAACTCTGCGCCATGACTTAACTCGAACCACGCCATGAGGGCGGTTTGGGCGAGCACCAAGGCAACCACCACGGGATGCCGCTGTTTCCATCCCACCCGCAGCAGATACATCGCCATGCCGCCTTCGCCGGCCAGCATCAACCAGTTGATCCAGTGGGTGTCCACGTGGAAGACATCACCGGTGTGAAACAGCCGGACAGCCAGATTGACGCTCAAAGCGGCAACAAACAAAACCGTGCCAATGACCACGGCGCGCCGCAGGCGGTCGGAGCGTATGCCCCAGAGGAGCAGTCCGGCTGCCCAAGGCACGGCGATCAATAATGTCAAAGCGCTCATCATGCTCAACTCAGACAACGGGGCGGCCCCAACTGGAATGTGGTATTGCCAAGGGCAAAGGGGTGATGGCGGTTGGGATTAACCCGTTGCGGATATGGCGAATGGCCAATGATTGGAAGTTATTATCCTCCTTGCACCGAGACGGCGCAAGAGGGGGAGCGCAGTTTGAAGGGATGTTAAAGAGGAAGATGCTTGTTTCTAATTCTGAGACATGGGAGGGGTGGCGGTGAAGTGGCAAGAGTGTGGTTGGTATGGGCTGCGCATGACCAGCATAGAAGCTATTGGCGGATGCAAGGTTAAGTCTTATGGAAACAATAATCAAAAATATAAATATATCTAATCTTAAAAGATGAGATAATTAACCAAATCTGTTTAATCTTTGGCAAAATATGCGTAGAGTCTTCAATGGCCTCTGCGTATTTTTTGAACTATGAAAGCCAAAAAAGCCGAAAGAGGCATGGTGTCTCTGGGGCTTGCCCATGTTGGGGGGTGTGGGTTTCGGCTTAATTCCCGCAGGAAGGCATGGTGGTGCATTGGAGGGGATTGCGAATGGCGCCAGTACCCATTTGGCATCAAGCACTTATGAAATACTACGTCCTAATCAAAATGGTGCCGGATACCGTGGAGGAGTTAATCATCGGGGCGGACGGCAAATCTTTGGATACCGATGCCGTGCGCCCCAAACTTGCGGACAGTGACGAGCATGCCATTGAAGAGGCGCTTTTGTTGAAGGAGAAAATCGGTGGGGACGTCGCGGTGGTTGCGCTTGAGTCGCCGGAGGTGGAGGACGCATTGTTCACGGCCCTGGCCAAGGGCGTCAACCAGGCCGTTAAATTGACCGGCGATTGGAGCCAGTTGGGCAGTTTGGGAGCGGCCCAGGTGTTTGCCCAATACCTTGCTCCGGATGGCCAATTGTCGGCGGACACGATGGTGCTTTTACGCAGCCAGGCTTACGATGATTTGGAGGGCGAAATTGGCCCGTGTTTGGCGGAGAAATTGGGGGTGCCCTTCGTGGGGGTGGTGACTCGCATTGTGCCGGGGGCGCAGGAGGTGAAGGTGACCAAGGAATTTGCCGGGGGGCTGCGGGGCGAGTTTGTCGTGCCGTTGCCTTGCGTGTTGGGCATTCAATCTGCCGAGAAGCCGCCGCGATATGTGCCCATTGCCAAGGTGCGGGCGGCGCAAAAAACTGCCAAAATTGAGGAGGTAGAGGGAGTGGCGCCGGAAGCCCAGCGTGCGTATGAGGTCGAGCGCATGTATTTGCCGGAGGCCGCCGGCCGGGCGCAGATGTTGGAAGGGTCGGTGGAAGAAGTGGCGGACAAGGTGGTGGAGGTGTTGGCCCAAAACAGTTTGTTGTAAATCATCAAAGGAAAGGAATCCACATGAGCCAGGGCATTTTAATTTGGACGGAACACCTGCGGGGGCAAATTTCCGAAATTACGTTCGAGATGTTGGGGCTGGGACGGCAATTGGCGGATGCCTTGAAAGTGCCGCTTACGGCGGCGGTTGCTGGAGCAAACGTCACGGCTTTGGGCAGCCAGTTGGGCATGGCGGACAAGGTGCTGTTGGTGGAAAATCCAGCGTTGACGCTTGCCACTGCAGCTACGCAGGCCTCGGTTTTGCAGGAACTCCTGCATCAGGAGCAAGCGGCGCTGGTTTTAGTTGGGGGTACCAATGTTTCCTTGGGGGTGGGCACTGTTTTGGCGGCGCGCACCCGGCTTCCTTACATTAATTTCTGCAAAGCAGCCCGGGTGGAGGATGGGGCGGTGGTAGCCACCAGCCAATTATTTGGCGGCAAGGTGCTGGCCGATACGCGCCTGGCGGAGCATCGCGGCATTATCAGTGTTTATCCGGGCGCATTCCCGGCAGAGGCTGGGCGCCGTGCAGGCTCGCCGCAACTGATTCCGGCAGCCGTGGAGGTTGCGCCATCGCCGGTCAAGTTTGTTCAATTCATTGAACCGGAGACGGGCGATGTGGACATCACCAAACAGGATGTTTTGGTGGCGGTGGGGCGTGGCATCCAAAGCCAGGACAACGTGGCGCTGGCGGAGGAATTGGCGGCTGCATTGGGCGGGGCGGTGTGTGCTTCGCGGCCGGTGATTGACCAGGGCTGGTTGCCGTTGAGCCGGCAGGTGGGCAAATCGGGCATGACGGTCAAACCACGGCTTTACCTGGCCTTGGGCATCAGTGGCGCTCCGGAGCATTGGGAGGGCATGCAAGGCTCGCGGTTGATTGTGGCGGTGAATACGGACCCGAAAGCACCCATTTTTGATGGCGCCCACTACGGAGCGACGGTGGACGCGCTCGATTTGCTACCGGTGCTGACCGAAAAAGTGAAAGCGCGCAAAGGCTGAGGATTACGGCTAAATCTTTCGCCTTTGCGGCAACCTCGGCGTGGTTATGGAAATGACGCTGCAAGTCAATTCCGTCCTATTAGCGGCGGGGGATGGGGTGTCGGCCATGGAAACGGCGGTGCGCCAGGCTGCGGCGGCAGGGGGCGTTCCTGATTTGAATCCTGTCAAGGGTGCCTTCCTGGGCCTGCCGGGGGTGTTGTGGTTGTGGGGTTTGGCCTTGGTGTCTTTCGGCCTGTTTGGATGGCGGGTATGGCGCATTGTTACTGCTTTGCGGCGGGCGCGGCCGGAAAATCGGTTTGACCAAATTCCCCGCCGTTTGCGGATGGTGGTGGACCATGTTTTGTTGCAGAAGAGGATTTTCAATGAACGGGCCATTGGCTGGCCGCATTTCCTCATTTTTTGGGGGTTTGTGCTGTATGCCACGTGTTTCAACTGGTCCCTGGCAAGCGGGCTCTTCCCCTTCCTTAAACTGCCTTTCCCGGATGAAGTCCGGGTGGTGGCTTTTCTCCTGGAAATCTTTGCCGTCATTGTCCTGGTAGCCCTAGGGGTGGCTTTGGCGCGGCGTTTGTTCTTCCCCCCGCCTCGGCTGCATTTGAGTCTGGATGCCAATTTGATTTTGGGGCTTATTGCGCTTTTGATGGTCACCACGCTTTTGGGGTCGGGTTTTCGCCTGCAAGCCGAAGGCGGGCACACTTCAGATTGGGCCCCGCTGGGCAGTTTGTTGGTTCGGGTGCTGCCGGAGACTTCGCCAGCCACGGCCGCCGCGTGGGCCAAGGCCATGTGGTGGCTGCATATGCTGGGAGTGTTTTTCTTCCTGTGCTATCTGCCTTTTTCCAAGCACATGCACCTGGTGGTCAGTCCGTTGAATGTATTTTTTGGGCGGCTGCAACCGGTGGGAACCTTGGATGCCCCGGGTACCAAGGAGGATTATACCACTGGCGCGGCGCATTGGAGCGAGTTTACGTGGAAACAATTGCTGTGCGGCTTTGCCTGTGCTGAATGCGGACGCTGTGACCGGGCCTGCCCGGCGCAGAACAGCGGTTACTCGTTGTGTCCGCAGGATGTCATTCAGAAGTTAAAACATCATTTTGAACAGGCCGCCCTCCAAGGTAATGGGGCGGTGGTCACCACCACTTCCAGTGGGGGAGCCAAAGAGGAGGCAATGCCGGTATTGGCCGGGGGGTTGATTCAACCGGCGGAGGTCTGGGCCTGCACCACTTGCATGGCGTGCATGGAATGTTGCGCGGTCTGGAATGAGCAGGTGCCCATTATTGTGCAGATGCGGCGGCATTTGGTCAACCAGGGCGCTGTGGATCGCGGCATTCAGGACATGCTCGACAAATTGAATCGCTACGGCAATTCCTTTGGCAAATCCGATCGGATGCGCGCCCGTTGGGTGCAGAATGGGGGCCTGAAAATCAAGGATGCCCGCAAAGAGGAAGTCGAGTACCTCTGGTTTGTGGGGGATTATGCCTCCTTTGATCCGCGTCTGGAATCCATCACCCAAAAGACGGCGCGGTTGTTTGAAGCGGCGGGGTTGAGCTTTGGGCTTTTGTACGAAGCCGAACGCAATGCGGGCAACGACGTGCGCAGGGTGGGAGAAGAAGGTTTGTTTGAGGTATTGCGCGATAAAAACAAACAGGCTCTCGCGAAGGCGAAATTCAAGGTCATCGTTACGACCGATCCCCACACGTACAACACCCTGAAAAATGAATACGGTTTGGAGAATGGCGTGCGGGTGGTGCATTACACGGAACTGCTGTGTGAACTGCTTGCCCAAGGCCGTTTGAAGCTGCGGCAACCGCTGCAGGGCAAAGTCACCTACCATGACCCCTGCTATCTGGGCCGTTATAATGGTGTTTATGAGCCGCCCCGGGAGGTATTGCGGCGGCTGGGGCTGGAGGTGGTCGAGATGCCACGTTGCCGCGGACGGAGTTACTGTTGCGGGGCAGGCGGCGGACGTATTTGGATGGAGGATGCGGAAAAGGTGCAGGAGCGGCCGGCGGAAAGCCGGGTGCGTGAGGCGGCAGCGTTGCCGGGGGTGCAAACGATGGTGGTGGCCTGTCCCAAGGACATCGCCATGTTTCGCGACGCCCTGAAAACCACGGGGTTGGAAGGCAAGCTGGCGGTGAAAGATTTGGCGGAACTGGTTTGGGAATGTGTGCAGGAGCCGGCGGCAACGACGGCTGCATGAACAAATGAAGGACAAGCCATGATATCCACGATTGAATATGAGGTCTGCCAGCGGGATACCAAGCTGGACACGCTTTTGAGCACGCCGGAGGGACGGCGAATATTGACCTGCATTCAATGCGGCATGTGCGCCGGGACTTGTCCTTACGGGGACCACATGGACTATCCGCCACGCCGCATCATCAACATGCTGCGCCGTGGTTTTATCGAGGAGGTTTTTCAGAGCGACAGCATGCTCAAATGCGTGGCGTGTTATGCCTGCATGGCCAAATGTCCGCGGGGCATCCGGCTTTCGGACGTGCTCCTGCCTCTGGTCAAGGAGCAGACGCTCATGAATTTGCAGGAGATGCCGGCCGAGCTGCAAAAAAGCCTGCAAAACACCTTGCGCTACGGCAATCCCATGGGCGAATCCTCGCGGAAACGCGCCAATTGGATTGCGACCGCCCCCCATAAAGTGCCCGTGATGGCCGAGATTAAGCGGCCGGTGGATGTTTTGTGGTTTGTGGAGTGCTATACCTCTTTTTATGCCCGTGGCCAGGATAACAGCCGTGCTATGGTGCGGCTGCTGCATGCGTTGGGGGTGGACTATGCCATTCTGGGCAATGAGGAAAAGTGTGCGGGTGATTGCGGGCAGCTTACGTGGGAGTCGGGCTTGTTTGAGACGCTGACCGACTACAACATGGAGATATTCAAAAAGTATCAGTTTAACCGCATCATCACCGGCGATGCCCATGCCTTTAACGCTTTCCGCATCCGATATCCCATGTACGGGTTCAACTGGCCGGTGGAGCATACCACCGCCTTTTTAGCCCGGCACGTGGAGCAGCTTAAGCCCAAACTCAAGAAACCGCTGAACCTCACCGTCACCTACCATGATGCCTGCTGTCTGGGCCGCCGCGCCGGTCTTTATGAGGAAGCGCGGACCTTGCTCAAGGCTATTCCGGGCGTAAAAGTGGTCGAGATGGTGCACAACCGCATCAATTCCATCTGCTGCGGTGGCGGGGGGGGCGGGATGTGGCTGGACACTTACTTCAAACAAAAGGGCATGGAACGCCTGAGCGAGCGCCGTATCAAGGAGGCCATTGCCACGGGCGCGGATGTGCTGGCGGTTTCGTGTCCCTATGAAATCTACCGTTTCGAGGATGCTTTGAAGGTGGTGCCGCACGACAAACCCATGATCGTGCGCGACGTGGTGGAATTGCTCGCTGAATCATTGGAGGACTAACATGTACATTCCCAAGAAAAGCGATCCCATCCGCATCGGTTTCTATGTTTGCCATTGCGGGGTGAACATCGCCGGGACCATTGATGTCAAGGCGGTGGCCCAATATGCAGCCAAGCTGCCCAATGTGGTGGTGTCCCGGGATTACAAATACATGTGCTCCGACCCCGGCCAGGAGCTGATTCAGCAGGACATTTTGGAAAACCGGCTCAATCGGATTGTAGTGGCGGCCTGTTCGCCCTTGCTCCACGAGCACACCTTCCGGGGCGCGATTAGCAAGGCGGGCTTGAACCCCTACTTTTTCCAGATGGTTAACATCCGCGAGCACAACTCGTGGGTGCATACGGACAAGGAGGCGGCCACGCGCAAGGCCATGGCGCAGGTGCGGGCGGCCATCAACCGGGTGCCGTTGCACAAGCCGCTGGAGGTGAAAAAGGCGCCGATTAATCCCAACGTTCTGATTGTGGGCGGCGGCATTGCCGGCATCCACGCCGCCTTGGTGCTGGCCAATGCCGGGAAGCTGGTGTATTTAGTGGAGCGCGAGCCGACCATCGGCGGCCACATGGCCAAGTTTGACAAGACCTTTCCCACCCTCGATTGCGCCATGTGCGTGCTCAGCCCCAAAATGTCCGCCGTGGACAAACACCCCAACATCCGCCTTTGGACGTACAGCGAAGTGGTCAAAGTGGATGGTTATGTGGGCAACTATCGCGTGACGGTGCGCCGCAAACCGCGTTACATCATCGAGGATTTGTGCACGGGATGCCAGGAGTGTGTGGATGCTTGCGTGTACAAGAAGCCTGCGTTTCCGGATGATTTCAACCTCGGCCTGGGCAAACGCAAACCGGTGTATCTGCCCTTTGCGCAGGCGGTGCCGCCCATTGTCATCATAGATCCAGAGACCTGCATTGAAGTCAAAACCGGCAAGTGCAAAAAGACTTGCGTGGAGGCTTGCGGAGACCGCAAGGCGATTGATTTCAAGCAGCAGGAGGAACTGCGCGAAATCCAGGTAGGCACCATTATCGTGGCCACCGGCTTCAAGACCTTTGATCCTCACCGCACGCCGTACTATGGCTACGGCGTGTACCCCAACGTGTACACGTCCTTGGAAGTGGAGCGGCTGGTGAACTCCTCCGGCCCCACCGGCGGAGAGGTGGTGTTGAAAAATGGACAAAAGCCGAAAAAGGTGGCGATTATTCATTGTGTTGGCTCCCGGGATGAAAACACCAACCGTTGGTGTTCCCGGGTTTGCTGCCTTTACTCGCTCAAACTGGCCCACCTCATCCACGAGC
This is a stretch of genomic DNA from Fontisphaera persica. It encodes these proteins:
- a CDS encoding electron transfer flavoprotein subunit alpha/FixB family protein — its product is MSQGILIWTEHLRGQISEITFEMLGLGRQLADALKVPLTAAVAGANVTALGSQLGMADKVLLVENPALTLATAATQASVLQELLHQEQAALVLVGGTNVSLGVGTVLAARTRLPYINFCKAARVEDGAVVATSQLFGGKVLADTRLAEHRGIISVYPGAFPAEAGRRAGSPQLIPAAVEVAPSPVKFVQFIEPETGDVDITKQDVLVAVGRGIQSQDNVALAEELAAALGGAVCASRPVIDQGWLPLSRQVGKSGMTVKPRLYLALGISGAPEHWEGMQGSRLIVAVNTDPKAPIFDGAHYGATVDALDLLPVLTEKVKARKG
- a CDS encoding heterodisulfide reductase-related iron-sulfur binding cluster, giving the protein MEMTLQVNSVLLAAGDGVSAMETAVRQAAAAGGVPDLNPVKGAFLGLPGVLWLWGLALVSFGLFGWRVWRIVTALRRARPENRFDQIPRRLRMVVDHVLLQKRIFNERAIGWPHFLIFWGFVLYATCFNWSLASGLFPFLKLPFPDEVRVVAFLLEIFAVIVLVALGVALARRLFFPPPRLHLSLDANLILGLIALLMVTTLLGSGFRLQAEGGHTSDWAPLGSLLVRVLPETSPATAAAWAKAMWWLHMLGVFFFLCYLPFSKHMHLVVSPLNVFFGRLQPVGTLDAPGTKEDYTTGAAHWSEFTWKQLLCGFACAECGRCDRACPAQNSGYSLCPQDVIQKLKHHFEQAALQGNGAVVTTTSSGGAKEEAMPVLAGGLIQPAEVWACTTCMACMECCAVWNEQVPIIVQMRRHLVNQGAVDRGIQDMLDKLNRYGNSFGKSDRMRARWVQNGGLKIKDARKEEVEYLWFVGDYASFDPRLESITQKTARLFEAAGLSFGLLYEAERNAGNDVRRVGEEGLFEVLRDKNKQALAKAKFKVIVTTDPHTYNTLKNEYGLENGVRVVHYTELLCELLAQGRLKLRQPLQGKVTYHDPCYLGRYNGVYEPPREVLRRLGLEVVEMPRCRGRSYCCGAGGGRIWMEDAEKVQERPAESRVREAAALPGVQTMVVACPKDIAMFRDALKTTGLEGKLAVKDLAELVWECVQEPAATTAA
- a CDS encoding (Fe-S)-binding protein, with translation MISTIEYEVCQRDTKLDTLLSTPEGRRILTCIQCGMCAGTCPYGDHMDYPPRRIINMLRRGFIEEVFQSDSMLKCVACYACMAKCPRGIRLSDVLLPLVKEQTLMNLQEMPAELQKSLQNTLRYGNPMGESSRKRANWIATAPHKVPVMAEIKRPVDVLWFVECYTSFYARGQDNSRAMVRLLHALGVDYAILGNEEKCAGDCGQLTWESGLFETLTDYNMEIFKKYQFNRIITGDAHAFNAFRIRYPMYGFNWPVEHTTAFLARHVEQLKPKLKKPLNLTVTYHDACCLGRRAGLYEEARTLLKAIPGVKVVEMVHNRINSICCGGGGGGMWLDTYFKQKGMERLSERRIKEAIATGADVLAVSCPYEIYRFEDALKVVPHDKPMIVRDVVELLAESLED
- a CDS encoding CoB--CoM heterodisulfide reductase iron-sulfur subunit A family protein produces the protein MYIPKKSDPIRIGFYVCHCGVNIAGTIDVKAVAQYAAKLPNVVVSRDYKYMCSDPGQELIQQDILENRLNRIVVAACSPLLHEHTFRGAISKAGLNPYFFQMVNIREHNSWVHTDKEAATRKAMAQVRAAINRVPLHKPLEVKKAPINPNVLIVGGGIAGIHAALVLANAGKLVYLVEREPTIGGHMAKFDKTFPTLDCAMCVLSPKMSAVDKHPNIRLWTYSEVVKVDGYVGNYRVTVRRKPRYIIEDLCTGCQECVDACVYKKPAFPDDFNLGLGKRKPVYLPFAQAVPPIVIIDPETCIEVKTGKCKKTCVEACGDRKAIDFKQQEELREIQVGTIIVATGFKTFDPHRTPYYGYGVYPNVYTSLEVERLVNSSGPTGGEVVLKNGQKPKKVAIIHCVGSRDENTNRWCSRVCCLYSLKLAHLIHERTEAEIFNFYIDMRSPGKSMEEFYNRIAEEGIQMIRGKVADVFPDPSPEANGRLVVKAEDTLMNRILHVPVDMVVLAVGLEPHPDADDVRRLFNMSCSSEGWFLERHPKLAPVSTPTEGIFLAGCCQGPKDIPDSVAQAGAAAAEAFSLIDRGHIEMEPNTAFVIESECSGCKSCIPLCPYTAISYLPDKKKAYINEALCKGCGTCVGACPSGSIVQNLFEDAEVFSEIEGVLAE